In Eleutherodactylus coqui strain aEleCoq1 chromosome 11, aEleCoq1.hap1, whole genome shotgun sequence, a single window of DNA contains:
- the ORC6 gene encoding origin recognition complex subunit 6 isoform X2, giving the protein MMESEALKRLAPKLGITSARVLGKAEEFLRLSHVKCTGLSAVATATSNAVMCLQLAATSLNHPIDKDYLVRLSGLNKKVYLSCQKSFECLLGVDSKFSIRDLAVQHGCLEAVNTASKILNRCLKLKVEKNKLLSASGVRRSIFERLCAQLERIGAQICQENTAITQQPRKKTRTLLERIERDRASDDEDEDVPRKQARSSDADVEDYEEWKRKILENATKAAKPDV; this is encoded by the exons ATGATGGAGTCCGAGGCGCTGAAGAGGCTGGCACCGAAACTGGGCATCACCTCCGCCAGGGTGCTGGG GAAAGCGGAGGAGTTCCTACGACTGTCCCATGTGAAGTGTACCGGACTGTCAGCCGTGGCTACAGCGACCAGTAACGCAGTCATGTGTCTCCAGCTCGCAGCCACTTCGTTGAATCATCCCATCGACAAG GACTATCTGGTTCGACTCTCCGGACTAAACAAGAAGGTTTATCTGAGCTGTCAGAAGTCGTTtgagtgtctgctgggggtggaCTCCAAGTTCAGCATCAGGGACCTTGCGGTACAACATGGCTGCCTGGAGGCTGTGAACACGGCGTCCAAAATCCTCAACAG GTGCCTGAAGTTGAAAGTGGAAAAGAACAAACTGCTGTCGGCGTCAGGAGTGCGGCGGAGCATATTCGAGCGCCTGTGCGCGCAGCTGGAGAGGATCGGAGCGCAGATCTGCC AGGAAAACACGGCAATCACACAGCAGCCGCGGAAAAAGACGAGAACCTTACTGGAGCGCATAGAACGAGACCGAG CATCTGATGATGAAGATGAGGACGTCCCACGCAAGCAGGCACGCAGCTCGGACGCCGATGTGGAGGACTATGAGGAGTGGAAGAGAAAGATACTGGAGAATGCCACCAAAGCTGCCAAACCAGATGTATAG
- the ORC6 gene encoding origin recognition complex subunit 6 isoform X1, with product MMESEALKRLAPKLGITSARVLGKAEEFLRLSHVKCTGLSAVATATSNAVMCLQLAATSLNHPIDKDYLVRLSGLNKKVYLSCQKSFECLLGVDSKFSIRDLAVQHGCLEAVNTASKILNRYESSLPQAQQEDLDLSKPLFIAAAIYAACRCLKLKVEKNKLLSASGVRRSIFERLCAQLERIGAQICQENTAITQQPRKKTRTLLERIERDRASDDEDEDVPRKQARSSDADVEDYEEWKRKILENATKAAKPDV from the exons ATGATGGAGTCCGAGGCGCTGAAGAGGCTGGCACCGAAACTGGGCATCACCTCCGCCAGGGTGCTGGG GAAAGCGGAGGAGTTCCTACGACTGTCCCATGTGAAGTGTACCGGACTGTCAGCCGTGGCTACAGCGACCAGTAACGCAGTCATGTGTCTCCAGCTCGCAGCCACTTCGTTGAATCATCCCATCGACAAG GACTATCTGGTTCGACTCTCCGGACTAAACAAGAAGGTTTATCTGAGCTGTCAGAAGTCGTTtgagtgtctgctgggggtggaCTCCAAGTTCAGCATCAGGGACCTTGCGGTACAACATGGCTGCCTGGAGGCTGTGAACACGGCGTCCAAAATCCTCAACAG ATACGAGTCCAGCCTTCCGCAGGCTCAGCAGGAGGACCTTGATTTAAGCAAGCCGTTATTCATCGCCGCCGCTATATATGCCGCATGCAG GTGCCTGAAGTTGAAAGTGGAAAAGAACAAACTGCTGTCGGCGTCAGGAGTGCGGCGGAGCATATTCGAGCGCCTGTGCGCGCAGCTGGAGAGGATCGGAGCGCAGATCTGCC AGGAAAACACGGCAATCACACAGCAGCCGCGGAAAAAGACGAGAACCTTACTGGAGCGCATAGAACGAGACCGAG CATCTGATGATGAAGATGAGGACGTCCCACGCAAGCAGGCACGCAGCTCGGACGCCGATGTGGAGGACTATGAGGAGTGGAAGAGAAAGATACTGGAGAATGCCACCAAAGCTGCCAAACCAGATGTATAG